A region from the Anaerobacillus sp. CMMVII genome encodes:
- a CDS encoding metal ABC transporter permease: MEFISVFLQYEFLRNAFLTGIMVGFLAPILGVFLVVRRLSLIADALSHITLAGIAGSLLLGKHVLLFAGLNPLYLGIVFSVGGALLIEKLRTVYKSYQELSIPIILSGGIGLGVVFISLAEGFNTDLFNYLFGSVIAVTRSDLWTISAITLIVTILLIIFYKELFFLSFDEEQAIVSGVNKKLVHLIFIIMVALVIASSMRIVGILLVSSLMTLPVAASMRIAKGFKQMFIYSILFGELSVIIGLISAYHLDLAPGGTIVVTAVMILIITIVLKRNLNKMYDNSGEAFNNGCNTSITSFKRKRVQAYGEKRANVATFLRSKTIYRS; the protein is encoded by the coding sequence ATGGAGTTTATCTCAGTTTTTCTCCAGTATGAATTCTTAAGAAATGCCTTTTTAACTGGAATTATGGTTGGATTTTTAGCACCTATTTTAGGTGTGTTTCTTGTAGTTAGGCGTTTATCTTTAATTGCCGATGCGCTGTCGCATATTACTTTAGCAGGAATTGCTGGTAGTTTATTATTAGGAAAACACGTATTGTTATTTGCTGGGCTTAACCCTCTTTATTTAGGAATTGTTTTTTCGGTTGGGGGAGCACTGCTCATTGAAAAATTAAGGACAGTTTACAAGTCATATCAAGAACTTTCAATTCCAATAATCCTTTCAGGTGGGATCGGATTAGGGGTTGTATTTATATCACTAGCAGAAGGGTTCAATACAGATCTCTTTAACTATTTATTTGGAAGTGTAATTGCTGTAACTCGATCAGATTTGTGGACAATTTCAGCAATAACATTAATTGTTACCATATTATTAATTATCTTTTATAAAGAATTGTTCTTCTTATCTTTTGACGAAGAACAAGCGATCGTTTCTGGTGTGAATAAAAAACTCGTTCATTTAATTTTTATTATCATGGTCGCGCTTGTCATAGCCTCTTCAATGCGTATTGTAGGGATTCTTCTTGTTTCTTCATTAATGACCTTACCAGTTGCTGCAAGTATGCGGATTGCCAAAGGGTTTAAACAAATGTTCATTTATTCGATCTTGTTTGGTGAGCTATCAGTCATCATAGGTTTAATTAGCGCTTATCATCTAGATTTGGCACCAGGTGGAACCATTGTTGTAACAGCTGTGATGATATTGATCATAACAATTGTCTTAAAAAGAAACCTTAACAAGATGTATGACAACTCAGGGGAGGCGTTTAATAATGGATGTAACACAAGCATTACATCTTTTAAAAGAAAAAGGGTACAAGCATACGGGGAAAAGAGAGCAAATGTTGCAACTTTTCTCCGATCAAAAACGATATATCGCAGCTAA
- a CDS encoding Fur family transcriptional regulator: MDVTQALHLLKEKGYKHTGKREQMLQLFSDQKRYIAAKDVLEAMQNDYPGLSFDTIYRNLSTFVDLGILEMTELDGEKKFRFSCSVKEHHHHIICLTCGKTKHVHLCPMDQLTATPEFTIVGHKFEVYGYCKNCISN; encoded by the coding sequence ATGGATGTAACACAAGCATTACATCTTTTAAAAGAAAAAGGGTACAAGCATACGGGGAAAAGAGAGCAAATGTTGCAACTTTTCTCCGATCAAAAACGATATATCGCAGCTAAGGATGTATTGGAAGCTATGCAAAATGATTATCCAGGTTTGAGTTTTGATACTATTTATCGTAATTTATCTACCTTTGTTGATTTAGGAATATTGGAAATGACAGAACTAGATGGTGAAAAGAAATTTAGATTTAGTTGTTCTGTAAAGGAGCACCATCACCACATTATTTGTTTGACGTGTGGAAAGACAAAACATGTGCACTTATGTCCTATGGATCAACTTACCGCTACACCGGAGTTTACAATTGTCGGCCATAAATTCGAAGTCTATGGTTATTGCAAAAACTGTATTAGTAATTAA
- a CDS encoding DUF4190 domain-containing protein — protein sequence MGDHREETAAEFAPQRGFVGERPFAEDREVDADMDGEVNEGRGVGAFAIVLSIISLFFLPVILGAAGIIVGFIARRNGATGLGNWAIGIGAVSLILTLFFSPFF from the coding sequence ATTGGCGATCATCGAGAAGAAACAGCAGCCGAGTTTGCACCGCAACGTGGTTTTGTTGGAGAACGTCCGTTTGCAGAGGACAGAGAGGTTGATGCTGACATGGACGGTGAAGTTAACGAAGGTAGAGGCGTAGGAGCTTTTGCTATCGTATTGTCAATAATTTCATTGTTCTTCTTACCTGTGATTTTAGGAGCAGCAGGTATAATTGTTGGCTTTATCGCTCGTCGAAATGGCGCAACGGGACTAGGAAACTGGGCAATTGGTATCGGTGCAGTTTCGCTTATCTTAACGTTGTTTTTCTCACCATTTTTCTAA
- a CDS encoding MFS transporter translates to MTKKLGMFMKNKSFLMLIIGLLPLVMVLGNSMLIPILPVMEEELNISAVEVGFLLSVFSIVAAIVIPVVGFLSDRYGRKKIVLISLIFVMIGSIITIVAGKGVSDPFRWIVIGRVLQGIGAGGTAPLAMALVGDLFSGQERSKNLGALEVFNGIGKVFSPFIGALAALIFWYSAFYVYFIISLLAFIGIYFSVNSVVQEKYNESLSSYGRMLVSVLKKEGNWIFPLSFLASAGLFILFGLLVYLSFEIERIFAVDGIFKGSVFTIPLGALTAVSYWTGKQIGEDHSYMKKLLLIGSAIVLGALVFLVFSPTFSSLIFGVTMIGMGVGFTLPCINTLITSSVGGKERGLIVSLYGMIRFLGVAFGPIFFAVWMVEVVDMFVKAAFLFLFMSIWVITALKMNINLFARKEIKRG, encoded by the coding sequence ATGACTAAAAAACTGGGGATGTTTATGAAAAATAAATCTTTTCTAATGTTAATCATCGGACTTTTACCATTGGTCATGGTCCTAGGGAATTCCATGCTAATTCCGATATTGCCAGTTATGGAAGAAGAATTAAATATCTCTGCTGTCGAGGTAGGGTTCCTTTTATCGGTGTTTTCAATTGTCGCAGCTATTGTGATACCGGTTGTGGGCTTTTTATCGGATCGTTATGGCAGGAAAAAAATTGTCCTTATTTCTCTTATATTTGTCATGATCGGCTCAATCATTACAATTGTTGCGGGAAAGGGAGTTTCTGATCCCTTTCGTTGGATTGTGATTGGCAGGGTACTTCAAGGGATTGGTGCAGGAGGAACAGCTCCTTTAGCCATGGCCTTGGTTGGCGATCTTTTTTCTGGTCAAGAACGTAGCAAAAACTTAGGTGCTTTAGAAGTCTTTAATGGGATTGGTAAGGTATTTAGTCCTTTTATCGGGGCTCTGGCTGCTCTAATTTTTTGGTATAGTGCATTTTATGTGTATTTTATTATCTCGTTACTTGCATTCATAGGTATATATTTCTCAGTAAATTCTGTTGTTCAAGAAAAATACAATGAGTCGTTATCGAGCTATGGGAGGATGTTAGTGAGTGTGCTAAAAAAAGAAGGAAATTGGATTTTTCCACTATCCTTTTTAGCTTCCGCTGGTTTGTTTATTTTATTTGGTCTTTTAGTATATCTCTCTTTTGAAATTGAACGGATTTTTGCAGTCGATGGCATCTTTAAGGGAAGCGTTTTTACAATTCCTTTAGGAGCTTTAACTGCAGTTTCTTATTGGACAGGTAAGCAAATTGGTGAAGATCATAGCTATATGAAGAAGCTATTATTAATAGGCTCAGCTATCGTTTTAGGGGCTCTGGTATTTTTGGTATTTAGTCCAACGTTTTCTAGTCTTATCTTTGGAGTAACAATGATTGGTATGGGGGTAGGATTTACTTTGCCATGTATTAATACGCTAATAACTTCTTCAGTAGGTGGAAAAGAGAGGGGACTAATTGTTTCTTTATATGGAATGATTCGTTTTTTAGGTGTAGCCTTTGGACCAATTTTTTTTGCTGTTTGGATGGTTGAGGTAGTAGATATGTTTGTAAAAGCAGCTTTTTTATTTTTATTTATGAGCATTTGGGTTATAACAGCATTAAAAATGAATATAAATTTATTTGCGAGAAAAGAAATAAAAAGGGGATAG
- a CDS encoding DUF1002 domain-containing protein produces the protein MKKVTLLILIGLFCIFTPTAVFGDAVVGEVIVTLGENLTDEQKTQLLREMNVSDDVEIITVTNQEEHQYLGNYISKQKIGTRSISSTRITMLESGAGINVETNNIDWVSEGMYANALVTAGITDADIYVTAPFKVSGTGALTGIIKAYEITTDIEIPEEQKQVANEEMVKTAELGDRFGLDQATELMTRIKEEIAKNPVTTDAELRDLILRVAQELGITLTDEELNGLTSLFKRMKDLNIDWNQVQNQIGKIRDNLGDFLGREDTQTFIARFLDVLNELINVIKGWFTKG, from the coding sequence ATGAAAAAAGTAACCTTATTAATTTTAATAGGACTATTTTGTATTTTTACACCTACCGCAGTGTTTGGTGATGCTGTAGTAGGAGAAGTAATTGTTACATTGGGAGAAAATCTAACTGATGAACAAAAGACCCAGCTACTTCGTGAAATGAATGTATCTGATGATGTTGAGATTATTACCGTAACAAACCAAGAAGAGCACCAATATTTAGGAAACTATATTAGTAAACAGAAAATTGGAACTCGCTCAATTTCCTCAACTAGAATTACTATGTTAGAAAGTGGCGCTGGTATTAATGTTGAAACAAACAATATTGATTGGGTTTCCGAGGGAATGTATGCGAATGCTTTAGTTACGGCAGGAATTACAGATGCAGATATATATGTAACCGCTCCTTTTAAAGTTTCAGGGACTGGAGCTTTGACTGGAATTATTAAAGCATACGAAATAACAACTGACATTGAAATTCCTGAAGAACAAAAGCAAGTGGCTAATGAAGAAATGGTTAAGACTGCCGAGTTGGGGGACCGTTTTGGATTAGATCAAGCAACAGAACTTATGACTAGAATTAAAGAAGAAATTGCTAAAAATCCAGTGACTACTGACGCTGAATTAAGAGATTTAATTTTACGTGTTGCACAAGAGCTTGGAATTACCCTAACGGATGAAGAACTCAATGGATTAACTTCATTATTTAAGCGAATGAAGGATCTAAATATTGATTGGAATCAAGTTCAAAATCAAATTGGCAAAATTCGTGACAACCTAGGCGATTTTTTAGGTAGAGAAGATACCCAAACGTTTATTGCGAGATTTCTAGATGTTTTGAATGAGCTAATAAATGTCATAAAAGGTTGGTTTACAAAAGGATAA
- a CDS encoding NfeD family protein — MEILNIASVGFLVVFLGTLFLFGELLVKVKGLFAILGIAIMATYFSYHITVGSGMGLWVAVLYLCGISLIVIDGKFITDGTVALLGIFLMILGIALPAPSILYGFLVAMALIIGALASALFMKVFPARNIWSKMTLKDRLTGELGYNSLNASYRELVGKQALTTTPFRPIGTIEIEGKYYSATSDSQWLDAGTNVEVISVDGTRIVVRKIIDVTEKNE; from the coding sequence TTGGAAATATTAAATATAGCTAGTGTTGGCTTCTTAGTTGTCTTTTTAGGTACATTATTTTTATTTGGAGAGCTATTAGTGAAAGTAAAAGGTCTATTTGCTATTTTGGGAATTGCAATTATGGCCACTTATTTTTCGTATCATATTACAGTTGGCTCTGGAATGGGGTTATGGGTAGCGGTACTTTATCTGTGTGGAATAAGTTTAATTGTCATCGATGGTAAATTTATTACGGATGGTACTGTAGCTCTGCTTGGGATTTTCTTAATGATCTTGGGTATAGCCCTCCCTGCACCTTCCATTTTATATGGGTTTTTAGTAGCGATGGCACTAATCATTGGAGCTCTTGCTTCAGCACTTTTTATGAAGGTGTTTCCAGCTAGAAATATTTGGTCAAAAATGACCTTAAAAGACCGTTTAACCGGAGAATTAGGGTATAATTCGCTTAATGCATCCTATCGAGAGTTAGTTGGTAAGCAGGCTTTGACAACAACTCCATTTCGACCGATTGGAACAATTGAAATAGAGGGTAAATATTATAGTGCAACCAGTGATAGTCAATGGTTAGATGCAGGAACAAATGTTGAAGTTATTTCAGTAGATGGGACTCGAATAGTAGTTCGAAAAATCATAGATGTTACAGAAAAAAACGAGTAG
- a CDS encoding DUF1189 domain-containing protein, with translation MDEPVYLQQDDGIFIFDSTGTLSAADLENNYDAALALLETEAVFISDGVAESFRYRDLGNINMTKQEIEEFTDTIIELLPLIIAIIVFLLFIVLTTLKYIGIFVLTLFGLIIKRNTGITLSYKQVWVLSAYAVTLPTVFFAIIDGLNITIPFAFTLYWVVAVIMLYLIFKEIPQSQVKKEETADDLDRY, from the coding sequence ATTGATGAGCCTGTTTACCTACAGCAAGATGACGGAATATTTATCTTTGATTCGACTGGAACTTTATCCGCGGCCGATCTTGAAAATAATTATGATGCCGCTTTAGCTTTATTGGAAACAGAAGCGGTATTTATCTCAGATGGAGTTGCAGAATCATTTCGTTATCGAGATTTAGGAAACATCAATATGACGAAACAAGAAATTGAAGAGTTTACTGACACGATCATTGAACTGTTACCTTTGATAATCGCTATTATTGTATTCCTATTATTTATCGTTCTTACAACGTTGAAGTATATCGGTATTTTTGTTCTCACTTTATTTGGGTTAATCATAAAACGTAATACTGGGATTACGCTATCCTACAAGCAAGTTTGGGTTTTATCTGCTTATGCAGTTACATTACCAACTGTATTCTTTGCAATCATCGATGGTCTAAACATCACGATTCCTTTTGCATTCACACTTTATTGGGTAGTTGCTGTAATTATGCTTTACCTTATCTTTAAAGAAATACCTCAATCTCAAGTGAAAAAGGAAGAAACAGCAGACGACCTTGATCGATACTAA
- a CDS encoding DUF1189 domain-containing protein: MNIFQQLVKSIYSPPTVAKFRFQGIGKTILYVFVLMLITTSISGYQLATMISTAANQFQNDLTNEVPDFEIKTVSYYLILMSLFTYSKMTEYLSLIRLELYPRPILKIIMMPL; this comes from the coding sequence ATGAACATTTTCCAGCAATTAGTTAAAAGTATTTATTCACCACCAACCGTGGCTAAGTTTCGTTTTCAAGGAATCGGAAAAACAATTTTATATGTATTCGTCTTAATGCTGATTACAACTTCAATATCTGGATATCAGCTAGCTACAATGATTTCTACAGCAGCAAACCAATTCCAAAATGATCTTACAAATGAAGTGCCAGATTTTGAAATTAAAACAGTATCCTACTATCTGATATTGATGAGCCTGTTTACCTACAGCAAGATGACGGAATATTTATCTTTGATTCGACTGGAACTTTATCCGCGGCCGATCTTGAAAATAATTATGATGCCGCTTTAG
- a CDS encoding iron-sulfur cluster biosynthesis family protein: protein MEINFTSDASKYISELLKPDEILVLFYDTEGCGCAMNGVPVLNIEAGTMQNELVSIKTNEFRLFMFKKHTIFFDEQMRIHFENNRLKLSSNNQIFSSSLLLRRREDL, encoded by the coding sequence ATGGAAATAAATTTTACAAGCGATGCAAGTAAATACATTTCTGAGTTACTAAAACCGGATGAAATTTTGGTTCTTTTTTATGATACTGAGGGTTGTGGTTGTGCTATGAATGGTGTTCCTGTTCTTAATATTGAAGCAGGTACTATGCAAAATGAACTGGTGAGTATTAAGACTAATGAGTTTCGACTTTTTATGTTTAAGAAGCATACCATCTTTTTTGATGAACAAATGCGAATACATTTTGAGAATAACCGTTTAAAGCTTTCTAGTAATAATCAAATTTTTTCTTCAAGCCTCTTGCTTAGACGAAGGGAAGATCTCTAA
- a CDS encoding undecaprenyl-diphosphate phosphatase: MNWFEALILGIVQGLSEFLPISSSAHLLLVQKLLGIKVDGNHLEFEILLHFASLLAVTIYFRKELLDIIHGFFAYLLFKNKEKVAQFRFSLLLVFSTGITAIIGKLFEGLIGENITNTATIGASLIVTGLFLILIEHGIKPGKRTAREMNWRDGFLIGFGQALAILPGISRAGSTLVTALWCGLEKKTAVRYSFLLSIPLILGITIVEVPDMSPDFFNLYFVETTIAFIASFLFAIVGIKWLISMVNRTRLSYFAIYCIGLGTLVWIFLRDLPFV, encoded by the coding sequence ATGAATTGGTTCGAAGCACTTATTTTAGGAATTGTTCAAGGCCTTTCTGAATTTTTACCAATATCCAGCTCCGCTCACCTTCTGCTCGTACAGAAGCTGCTTGGAATAAAGGTAGATGGAAACCACTTAGAATTTGAAATATTACTTCACTTTGCATCTCTACTGGCAGTAACTATTTATTTTCGAAAAGAGTTATTAGACATTATTCATGGGTTCTTTGCCTATCTTTTATTCAAGAATAAAGAAAAGGTAGCTCAATTCCGCTTTAGTCTATTATTAGTATTTTCCACAGGAATAACAGCAATTATAGGGAAATTGTTTGAAGGCCTTATTGGAGAAAACATCACGAACACAGCAACAATCGGAGCATCATTGATTGTCACTGGACTATTTCTCATCTTAATCGAACATGGAATTAAACCAGGTAAGCGTACCGCTCGCGAGATGAATTGGAGAGACGGTTTCTTAATTGGCTTCGGCCAAGCACTAGCAATTTTACCAGGGATTTCAAGGGCTGGAAGCACATTAGTGACAGCATTATGGTGCGGATTAGAAAAGAAGACAGCGGTACGGTATTCTTTTCTACTTTCCATCCCGCTGATTTTAGGTATAACTATCGTTGAAGTTCCAGACATGTCCCCGGATTTTTTCAACCTTTATTTTGTAGAAACAACGATTGCGTTTATTGCTAGTTTCCTTTTTGCTATTGTTGGTATTAAGTGGTTAATTTCAATGGTAAACCGCACCCGACTTTCGTATTTTGCTATTTATTGCATTGGTTTAGGGACACTCGTTTGGATTTTTCTTAGAGATCTTCCCTTCGTCTAA
- a CDS encoding superoxide dismutase has translation MANFTLPELPYAFDALVPHVDEETMKIHHGRHHNTYVTNLNNALEGHADLAEKSLEDLLNNLDALPESIRTAVRNNGGGHANHSLFWEVMSPNGGGTPTGELADAINSAFGSLDAFKEEFAKAATTRFGSGWAWLIVDNGQLAVTSTPNQDTPIMEGKTPILGLDVWEHAYYLNYQNKRPDYIAAFWNVVNWDEVSKRFNAAK, from the coding sequence ATGGCAAACTTTACATTACCTGAATTACCTTACGCTTTTGATGCACTTGTACCACACGTTGATGAAGAAACAATGAAAATTCACCATGGTAGACATCACAATACTTATGTAACAAATTTAAATAATGCTCTAGAAGGTCATGCAGATTTGGCTGAGAAGAGCCTAGAAGATTTATTAAACAACCTAGATGCACTACCAGAAAGCATTCGTACTGCTGTTCGTAACAATGGTGGTGGCCATGCAAACCATTCACTATTTTGGGAAGTAATGTCACCAAATGGTGGCGGCACTCCAACTGGTGAATTAGCTGATGCGATTAATTCTGCATTTGGTAGCTTAGATGCTTTCAAAGAAGAATTTGCAAAAGCGGCTACAACACGCTTTGGTTCTGGTTGGGCTTGGTTAATCGTTGACAATGGTCAACTGGCTGTTACGAGCACACCAAACCAAGACACGCCAATTATGGAAGGCAAAACACCAATCTTAGGACTTGATGTTTGGGAGCATGCTTATTATTTAAATTATCAAAACAAGCGTCCTGATTACATTGCAGCATTCTGGAATGTTGTAAATTGGGATGAAGTATCAAAGCGTTTTAACGCTGCTAAATAA
- a CDS encoding penicillin-binding protein 2, whose protein sequence is MGKNKKKTHMPVRLNILFFVVFLLFSALILRLGVVQIVQGEDYQRKIERTVSVSSKTDAPRGIMYDRFGNVVVDNELVLSVTYTSRNTSNEEKLRVAKRLNDFIEVDLSSITERDKKDYWLITRTEEAKELVSREEMIELENDPMKIYRLQLDRITDEHLKEITEDELEVLAIKREFDRGYAHSPQRVKVGVTYKEAAQVLENLNELPGVDILRDSKRKYNYGNSFSAFVGNTGQIPREQIDRYLALGYDRSDHVGTSRLEEQYEDVLRGKKAVVEQTLDGSRKMIGAPRVKEGQRGKDLVLSVDMELQLAVEQIIADEVERVLANRGFINNGAAYVVMMDPHTGEILSMAGYDTSKSGNNHDLGVVHDAFVMGSAVKGATVLAGFEAGYANPGTVFFDRPIMIGQTRKSSFGGRSLGRINDLTALERSSNVYMFEIAMAFGNYHYASKRGGGLNDRTIGFNQMRYYFNQFGLGVKTGIDLPNEATGYNGGVQQLGNLLDYSIGQFDTYTPLQMAQYVSTIANGGYRVQPRFVREIREPSTVENELGNIVKQFSPTVLNRVDMKDEQIARVQEGFRLVVHGNQGTARVLANKPYKVAGKTGTAQVLNNKANNHTFVGYAPYDNPEVAFAVIVPYLKIADNFGRPANNITAQILDKYFDLKENRNGPNGDSLQENEDTEEETEE, encoded by the coding sequence ATGGGTAAAAATAAGAAGAAAACGCATATGCCGGTTCGGTTAAATATCTTGTTTTTTGTTGTATTTTTATTATTTTCTGCACTTATATTACGTTTAGGCGTTGTCCAAATTGTACAGGGAGAAGATTACCAACGGAAAATTGAACGAACTGTAAGTGTGAGTTCTAAAACCGATGCACCAAGAGGAATCATGTATGACCGCTTTGGTAATGTTGTTGTTGATAATGAGCTAGTATTATCGGTAACCTACACAAGCAGAAATACATCAAATGAGGAGAAGCTTCGTGTCGCGAAAAGACTTAACGATTTTATTGAAGTGGATCTTTCAAGTATTACCGAGAGAGATAAGAAAGATTACTGGCTTATAACGAGGACAGAGGAAGCAAAAGAATTAGTATCAAGAGAAGAAATGATTGAATTAGAAAATGATCCTATGAAAATTTACCGCCTCCAATTAGATCGAATAACAGATGAGCATCTAAAAGAGATTACTGAAGATGAATTGGAAGTTTTAGCGATTAAACGTGAATTTGATCGAGGCTATGCTCATTCGCCACAGCGAGTAAAAGTTGGGGTTACCTATAAAGAAGCAGCCCAGGTATTAGAAAATTTAAATGAGTTACCTGGAGTAGATATTCTTAGGGATTCAAAAAGAAAATACAATTACGGAAATTCGTTTTCTGCCTTTGTGGGGAACACGGGACAAATACCAAGAGAGCAAATAGATCGTTATTTAGCATTGGGCTATGATCGTAGTGATCATGTAGGAACAAGTAGACTTGAAGAACAATATGAAGATGTGTTAAGAGGAAAAAAAGCTGTTGTGGAACAGACTTTAGATGGTTCTAGAAAAATGATCGGAGCACCTCGAGTAAAGGAGGGGCAACGTGGAAAAGATTTAGTTTTGTCTGTAGATATGGAGCTACAGCTTGCTGTTGAACAAATTATCGCTGATGAGGTAGAGAGAGTCCTTGCAAATCGTGGTTTTATTAATAATGGAGCAGCCTACGTTGTGATGATGGATCCACATACAGGTGAAATTTTATCAATGGCGGGTTACGATACTTCTAAATCTGGGAATAATCATGATTTAGGCGTAGTTCACGATGCATTTGTCATGGGGTCTGCAGTGAAAGGTGCTACAGTGCTCGCTGGTTTTGAGGCTGGTTATGCCAATCCAGGAACAGTTTTTTTTGATCGTCCAATTATGATTGGGCAAACGCGAAAAAGTTCATTTGGTGGTAGATCATTAGGTCGTATTAATGATCTTACAGCTCTCGAAAGATCTTCTAACGTTTATATGTTTGAAATAGCAATGGCCTTTGGTAATTATCACTATGCATCAAAGCGTGGTGGTGGTTTAAATGATCGAACGATAGGTTTTAACCAAATGCGTTACTACTTTAATCAGTTTGGGCTAGGAGTTAAGACAGGAATTGATCTTCCAAATGAGGCTACCGGCTATAACGGTGGCGTTCAACAGCTCGGAAATTTACTTGACTATAGTATTGGTCAGTTTGATACGTATACACCATTGCAAATGGCTCAGTATGTATCAACGATTGCTAATGGCGGTTATCGTGTTCAACCTCGATTTGTAAGAGAAATACGTGAACCTAGTACGGTAGAAAACGAATTAGGTAATATCGTCAAACAATTTTCTCCTACTGTATTAAATCGGGTTGATATGAAGGATGAACAAATTGCACGAGTCCAAGAAGGCTTCCGTTTGGTTGTTCATGGAAATCAAGGAACAGCTCGAGTTCTGGCAAATAAGCCTTATAAGGTAGCTGGGAAAACAGGTACAGCGCAGGTATTGAACAATAAGGCTAATAATCATACATTTGTTGGTTATGCGCCTTATGATAATCCAGAGGTTGCTTTTGCTGTAATCGTGCCTTATCTAAAAATTGCTGATAACTTTGGTCGTCCAGCAAACAATATAACGGCACAAATTCTAGATAAGTACTTTGATTTGAAAGAAAATAGAAATGGTCCGAATGGAGACAGTTTACAAGAAAACGAAGATACAGAAGAGGAAACTGAAGAGTAA
- a CDS encoding endolytic transglycosylase MltG: MTKKMLQGIATGILLTTLLFTYKYYFTDDFHVITEVTSNEKVVFTEQDLEEYLQVHGLAVIDQLELEQLQNNQAVLTETPETTPPPEKVIEKEVIKEITFTIEPGTSSGSVGQLLEEKGLISDRKLFDNYLIKNKLEGKIKAGEYFLTSEMTLEEIIEKLT, encoded by the coding sequence ATGACAAAAAAGATGCTCCAAGGAATTGCTACCGGTATTTTACTGACAACTTTACTGTTCACCTATAAATATTATTTTACAGATGATTTCCATGTAATTACAGAGGTTACAAGCAACGAAAAGGTTGTTTTTACGGAACAAGACCTAGAAGAATATTTACAAGTTCACGGATTAGCTGTAATTGATCAATTAGAACTAGAACAATTACAAAATAATCAGGCTGTCTTAACCGAAACCCCTGAAACTACTCCTCCTCCAGAAAAAGTCATTGAAAAGGAAGTCATTAAGGAAATTACCTTTACGATTGAACCAGGAACAAGTAGTGGTAGTGTAGGACAGTTATTAGAGGAAAAAGGGCTGATTAGTGATCGGAAATTATTTGATAACTACTTAATAAAAAATAAGCTTGAAGGTAAAATAAAAGCTGGTGAATACTTTTTAACATCAGAAATGACGCTAGAAGAAATAATTGAAAAACTTACTTAA
- a CDS encoding DUF4912 domain-containing protein, with protein MISEILKYQNIGLSIREIASELNLSISTVQYQINKHQQQLEDYCAYSYQKERTDSQANKEDLPFSGWTQSNQCGLMVQSPHSLFCYWEFSNGKKRSVQLHLNQEWSTLEKKIRLFDITSMTFNGHNAHQFQEYTLPEECRQWFFYHVNPNRTYCVDIGVIVKNGGFFSILRSNSIGTPRAPQNDIVEGELNWVEARSDKPKWIEGFSSYSYYEK; from the coding sequence TTGATTAGTGAAATTCTTAAATATCAAAATATTGGATTGTCGATCAGAGAAATTGCCTCTGAATTAAACTTGTCCATAAGTACAGTCCAATATCAAATCAATAAACATCAACAACAGCTAGAAGATTATTGTGCTTATTCCTATCAAAAGGAGAGAACAGATAGCCAAGCTAACAAAGAAGATTTGCCTTTTTCCGGTTGGACACAAAGTAATCAATGTGGATTAATGGTACAATCACCCCACTCTCTATTTTGTTATTGGGAGTTTTCTAATGGAAAAAAACGAAGCGTTCAACTACATTTAAATCAGGAATGGTCTACTTTAGAAAAAAAAATTAGGTTGTTTGATATAACCTCAATGACTTTTAATGGACACAATGCCCACCAATTTCAGGAGTACACGCTACCAGAAGAATGTCGACAATGGTTTTTTTATCACGTAAATCCCAATCGTACATATTGTGTAGATATTGGGGTGATTGTAAAAAACGGTGGCTTCTTTTCAATCCTTAGATCTAATTCGATTGGTACACCTCGTGCACCCCAAAACGATATTGTAGAGGGTGAGTTGAATTGGGTAGAAGCTAGAAGTGACAAACCTAAATGGATAGAGGGATTTAGTAGTTATTCTTATTATGAAAAATAA